One genomic region from Rosa rugosa chromosome 1, drRosRugo1.1, whole genome shotgun sequence encodes:
- the LOC133727087 gene encoding uncharacterized protein LOC133727087 yields the protein MAESKPSPTHTSSDKEVKAPNLIERAKEEVGAMLHHTDESNHHHEETHGLRKDIDEKTPLEEVKAPNVFERAKEEFEAIVEAIHSKKESDSSVEIKKESKQDKAESKSENNGNSPRFLDYAKGKIKTIMHHDKSPKLHNKETHGTSDDIDNNTQVDHVKAPNVFERAKEEIEAIVQTIHPKKEEKNSVSPPK from the exons ATGGCGGAATCCAAACCCAGTCCGACACATACTTCATCAG ATAAAGAAGTAAAGGCACCAAATTTGATTGAAAGAGCAAAGGAAGAGGTTGGAGCAATGTTGCATCACACAGACGAATCAAATCACCATCACGAGGAAACTCATGGTTTGCGTAAAGACATTGATGAGAAGACCCCATTAGAGGAAGTTAAAGCTCCAAATGTGTTTGAGCGAGCAAAGGAGGAGTTCGAGGCTATAGTTGAAGCAATTCATTCCAAGAAGGAATCTGATTCAAGtgttgaaattaaaaaggagtcaaaGCAGGACAAAGCTGAATCAAAATCAG AAAATAATGGCAACTCACCTAGATTTTTAGATTATGCCAAGGGAAAGATTAAAACAATCATGCACCATGACAAGTCGCCAAAGCTTCACAACAAAGAAACTCACGGAACGAGTGATGACATTGACAATAATACCCAAGTGGATCACGTCAAGGCTCCCAATGTCTTTGAAAGAGCAAAGGAAGAAATTGAGGCCATTGTCCAGACGATTCATCccaagaaagaagagaagaattcAGTCTCCCCACCCAAGTAG